From the genome of Vicia villosa cultivar HV-30 ecotype Madison, WI linkage group LG2, Vvil1.0, whole genome shotgun sequence, one region includes:
- the LOC131648180 gene encoding protein CROWDED NUCLEI 3-like — protein MEHFEAQVKELSSKHKLFESRVKELESKLKQHEELVKEFQSKEEEFNGRVKEFETKEAEFKERVREFEMKQLEMLRSKEEQLEGEVKDLESMQNEFDGKLKNLEIRENQYDALVKSLDEEIKSGDGQSSPTIDDGWNLQLLSPINIIDDGWNLQVLFV, from the exons ATGGAGCATTTCGAAGCCCAGGTGAAAGAACTCAGTTCAAAACATAAGCTTTTCGAAAGTCGAGTGAAGGAACTCGAATCAAAATTGAAGCAGCATGAAGAACTAGTGAAGGAGTTTCAATCAAAGGAAGAGGAATTTAATGGTAGAGTGAAGGAGTTTGAAACGAAAGAGGCGGAATTTAAAGAACGGGTGAGGGAGTTCGAAATGAAGCAGTTGGAAATGCTAAGATCAAAAGAGGAACAGTTAGAAGGAGAAGTGAAAGATCTTGAGTCAATGCAGAATGAATTTGATGGAAAACTGAAGAATCTTGAGATAAGAGAGAATCAATATGATGCATTAGTAAAATCACTTGATGAAGAAATCAAATCAG GTGATGGTCAATCAAGTCCTACCATTGATGATGGATGGAATTTGCAACTGCTCAGTCCTATCAATATCATTGATGATGGATGGAATTTGCAAGTGCTATTTGTCTGA
- the LOC131651272 gene encoding uncharacterized protein LOC131651272 yields the protein MKPPSLPVKTKGTPKKVKPTPNDNSTTQSPSYCEHVGKLFPGSPTPKSQKSSNKRARISEPPPTPIAQKFSTPTPIVIKIPSIEEVHISPKIPSIEEVNISPKIPSIEEVHIPLKIPFIDEMPVFMHKYIDRIVNVAGGGNCGFRAVSALLGKGEDDHKLVRHELIEELMNHRDSYTRVFGDEAKIESVNEALIPWLDAYTPTSKCMRFPEMRHLIACAYDMVCIDLTRYGFFGNLFSAPHILQIQMIVLCVWDGSQNRNILCKFT from the coding sequence ATGAAACCGCCGTCTCTACCTGTTAAGACAAAGGGCACTCCGAAGAAAGTGAAGCCTACGCCGAATGACAACTCGACTACACAGTCTCCTTCATATTGTGAGCACGTAGGCAAACTCTTTCCCGGCTCACCTACTCCTAAATCTCAAAAAAGTTCAAACAAACGAGCTCGCATTAGCGAACCGCCTCCGACACCTATTGCTCAGAAATTTTCGACTCCGACACCTATTGTCATAAAAATTCCATCAATCGAAGAGGTACATATTTCTCCAAAAATTCCATCAATCGAAGAGGTGAATATTTCTCCGAAAATTCCATCAATCGAAGAGGTGCATATTCCTCTAAAAATTCCATTCATCGACGAGATGCcggtttttatgcacaaatacattgaTCGGATCGTCAATGTGGCGGGAGGCGGTAATTGCGGATTCCGGGCCGTATCGGCTCTGCTTGGTAAGGGAGAGGATGACCATAAGCTTGTCCGTCATGAACTTATCGAAGAGTTGATGAACCATAGAGATTCATACACGCGGGTATTCGGAGACGAAGCTAAAATTGAATCGGTTAACGAAGCTCTTATTCCTTGGTTGGACGCTTACACACCGACGTCAAAATGCATGAGATTCCCAGAAATGAGACATCTTATTGCATGCGCATATGACATGGTATGCATTGACTTGACGCGTTATGGTTTTTTCGGAAACCTTTTTTCCGCACCGCACATCCTACAAATCCAAATGATCGTATTATGTGTGTGGGATGGCTCACAAAATCGAAACATTTtgtgcaagtttacttga
- the LOC131653798 gene encoding phosphoenolpyruvate carboxylase 2-like yields MATRNIEKMASIDAQLRLLAPRKVSEDDKLVEYDALLLDRFLDILQDLHGEDIRQTVQDCYELSAEYEGEHKPEKLEELGNMLTGLDAGDSIVIAKSFSHMLNLANLAEEVQIAYRRRIKLLKKGDFGDENSAITESDIEETFKRLVTELKKTPEEVFDALKNQTVDLVFTAHPTQSVRRSLLQKHGRIRNNLTQLYAKDITPDDKQELDEALQREIQAAFRTDEIRRTPPTPQDEMRAGMSYFHETIWKGVPKFLRRIDTALKNIGVNERVPYNAPVIQFSSWMGGDRDGNPRVTPEVTRDVCLLARMMAANLYFSQIEDLMFELSMWRCNDELRIRADDLHSSSKRDAKHYIEFWKQVPPNEPYRVILGDVRDKLYNTRERARQLLANENSDIPEETTFTNVEQFLEPLELCYRSLCASGDRQIADGSLLDFLRQVSTFGLSLVRLDIRQESERHTDVMDAITKHLEIGSYREWSEERKQEWLLSELSGKRPLFGHDLPKTEEITDVLETFRVISELPSDSFGAYIISMATSPSDVLAVELLQRECFVKQPLRVVPLFEKLADLESAPAALARLFSIDWYRNRINGKQEVMIGYSDSGKDAGRLSAAWALYKAQEELINVAKEFGVKLTMFHGRGGTVGRGGGPTHLAILSQPPDTIHGSFRVTVQGEVIEQSFGEEHLCFRTLQRFTAATLEHGMHPPVSPKQEWRALLDEMAVIATKEYRSIVFQEPRFVEYFRCATPELEYGRMNIGSRPSKRKPSGGIESLRAIPWIFAWTQTRFHLPVWLGFGEAFKHAIEKDPKNLQMLQDMYNQWPFFRVTIDLVEMVFAKGDPGIASLYDKLLVSPELCPFGERLRSKYEETKLFLLKVAGHKDILEGDPYLKQRLRLRDSYITTLNVLQAYTLKQIRDPDYHVKLRPHLSKEFMESSKPAAELVKLNPKSEYAPGLEDTLILTMKGIAAGMQNTG; encoded by the exons ATGGCTACTCGCAACATTGAAAAGATGGCTTCAATCGACGCTCAGCTGAGGTTACTGGCACCAAGAAAAGTTTCTGAAGATGATAAGCTTGTCGAGTATGATGCTTTGTTGTTGGATCGGTTCCTTGACATTCTTCAGGATTTGCATGGCGAAGATATCAGACAAACT GTTCAAGATTGTTATGAACTATCAGCGGAGTATGAAGGGGAGCATAAGCCAGAGAAGCTTGAGGAGCTTGGGAATATGCTGACTGGTCTTGATGCTGGAGATTCTATTGTTATAGCGAAATCGTTTTCGCACATGCTTAATTTGGCGAATTTGGCGGAGGAAGTTCAGATTGCGTATAGGAGGAGGATTAAGTTGTTGAAGAAAGGTGATTTTGGTGATGAGAATTCTGCTATAACTGAGTCGGATATTGAAGAGACTTTTAAGAGGCTTGTGACTGAGCTTAAGAAGACGCCGGAAGAGGTTTTTGATGCTTTGAAGAATCAGACTGTGGATTTGGTTTTTACTGCTCATCCTACGCAGTCGGTTCGTCGATCTTTGCTGCAAAAGCATGGAAG GATAAGGAATAATTTGACACAGTTGTATGCTAAGGATATAACACCAGATGATAAGCAAGAACTTGATGAGGCTTTACAAAGAGAG ATTCAAGCTGCGTTTCGTACTGATGAAATTAGAAGGACTCCTCCTACACCGCAAGATGAGATGAGGGCGGGAATGAGCTACTTTCATGAGACAATTTGGAAAGGGGTTCCGAAGTTTTTGCGACGCATTGACACAGCTCTGAAGAACATTGGAGTGAATGAGCGTGTTCCGTATAATGCTCCTGTTATCCAATTCTCTTCTTGGATGGGAGGGGATCGTGACG GTAATCCTAGGGTAACACCTGAAGTTACAAGGGACGTGTGTTTGCTGGCTCGAATGATGGCTGCTAATTTGTACTTCTCTCAGATAGAGGATCTCATGTTCGAG CTGTCTATGTGGCGTTGCAACGATGAGCTCCGTATTAGGGCTGATGATCTCCATAGCTCCTCAAAGAGAGATGCAAAACATTATATCG AATTTTGGAAGCAGGTTCCTCCGAATGAACCATATCGTGTTATTCTTGGAGATGTGAGGGATAAACTGTATAATACACGTGAACGTGCTCGCCAGTTATTAGCTAATGAGAACTCTGACATCCCTGAAGAGACAACCTTCACAAATGTTGAGCAG TTTCTGGAGCCTCTTGAACTGTGTTATAGGTCACTCTGTGCAAGTGGTGACCGACAGATTGCAGATGGAAGCCTACTCGATTTCTTGCGGCAAGTTTCTACATTTGGACTTTCACTCGTAAGACTCGACATCCGCCAAGAGTCAGAAAGGCACACTGACGTTATGGACGCGATTACAAAACACTTGGAGATTGGATCTTACCGAGAATGGTCAGAGGAACGTAAGCAGGAATGGCTCTTGTCTGAGCTTAGTGGAAAGCGCCCTCTCTTCGGTCACGATCTTCCTAAGACAGAAGAAATTACCGATGTTTTAGAAACTTTCCGTGTCATTTCAGAACTTCCCTCGGACAGCTTTGGTGCCTATATCATCTCGATGGCAACGTCCCCGTCCGATGTTCTTGCTGTTGAGCTTTTACAACGCGAATGTTTCGTGAAGCAGCCGTTAAGGGTTGTCCCGTTGTTTGAAAAGCTCGCTGATCTTGAGTCTGCTCCTGCTGCGTTAGCACGACTTTTCTCTATAGATTGGTACAGAAACCGAATCAATGGGAAGCAAGAAGTTATGATAGGATACTCAGACTCTGGAAAAGATGCCGGACGTCTTTCTGCAGCTTGGGCACTATACAAAGCTCAAGAGGAACTCATAAATGTAGCAAAAGAGTTCGGTGTTAAGCTCACAATGTTCCATGGCAGAGGAGGAACAGTTGGAAGAGGAGGAGGTCCTACTCATCTTGCTATATTATCGCAGCCACCTGATACTATTCATGGCTCATTTCGTGTAACAGTTCAAGGTGAAGTTATCGAACAATCATTTGGAGAGGAGCACTTATGCTTTAGAACACTTCAGCGTTTCACTGCAGCTACACTGGAACACGGAATGCATCCTCCTGTGTCACCAAAACAAGAATGGCGCGCCCTTTTGGATGAGATGGCTGTCATTGCAACGAAGGAGTACCGCTCAATTGTTTTCCAAGAACCTCGCTTTGTTGAATACTTCCGATGC GCAACACCTGAGTTGGAATACGGGCGAATGAACATTGGCAGTCGTCCATCAAAGCGAAAGCCGAGTGGGGGAATTGAATCACTCCGCGCTATTCCTTGGATCTTCGCTTGGACACAAACAAGGTTCCATTTACCAGTATGGCTTGGCTTTGGAGAAGCATTCAAGCATGCAATTGAGAAAGATCCAAAGAATCTCCAAATGCTTCAAGACATGTACAACCAATGGCCTTTCTTCAGGGTTACCATTGACTTGGTCGAGATGGTTTTCGCCAAAGGAGACCCCGGGATTGCCTCTTTATACGACAAACTCTTAGTTTCGCCAGAACTCTGTCCATTTGGTGAGCGTTTGAGATCGAAGTATGAAGAAACCAAGCTCTTTCTCCTCAAGGTTGCTGGGCACAAGGATATTCTTGAAGGAGACCCTTACTTAAAGCAAAGATTAAGACTTAGAGACTCATACATCACAACTCTTAATGTCTTGCAAGCATACACATTGAAGCAGATTCGTGATCCAGATTACCATGTGAAGCTAAGGCCACATCTGTCAAAGGAGTTCATGGAATCAAGCAAACCAGCAGCAGAGCTTGTTAAACTTAATCCAAAGAGTGAGTATGCTCCTGGTCTTGAGGATACCCTTATTTTGACAATGAAGGGTATAGCTGCTGGCATGCAAAACACTGGTTAA